The Kiritimatiellales bacterium genome contains a region encoding:
- the nagB gene encoding glucosamine-6-phosphate deaminase has protein sequence MEVIIQKDAETGSRTAAKIVAQLIKKKPDAVLGLATGSTPLLLYKELIRMHNKDGLDFSGVRTFNLDEYIGLPADHEQSYYRFMHENFFDHINIAPENIHIPDGMTKDIPAFCAKYEKTIIAAGGIDLQVLGIGSDGHIGFNEPVSSFASRTRMKTLTQQTVADNARFFSGDESQVPKHCITMGIGTIMEARMALMLAFGAGKADAIAATIEGPVAAIMPASILQHHPVAKVFIDDAAAGKLKLADYYRWVYSSKPNESCRRKNQNKETADNTDRNEF, from the coding sequence ATGGAAGTAATTATTCAGAAAGATGCAGAAACCGGCAGCCGTACGGCGGCGAAAATTGTAGCGCAGTTGATTAAGAAAAAACCGGACGCAGTGCTCGGGCTCGCCACGGGAAGCACGCCGCTGCTGCTGTATAAAGAGCTGATCCGCATGCACAACAAGGACGGACTCGATTTTTCCGGCGTCAGAACATTTAATCTTGATGAATACATCGGGCTGCCGGCGGACCATGAACAGTCATATTACCGCTTCATGCACGAAAATTTTTTCGATCACATTAATATCGCGCCGGAAAATATTCATATCCCCGACGGCATGACAAAAGATATTCCGGCGTTCTGCGCCAAATATGAAAAAACGATCATCGCCGCCGGCGGCATTGATCTTCAGGTGCTGGGCATTGGATCAGACGGACACATCGGATTCAACGAACCGGTTTCCTCGTTTGCTTCGCGCACACGCATGAAAACGCTGACGCAGCAGACCGTGGCTGATAACGCGCGCTTTTTTTCCGGCGATGAATCACAGGTGCCGAAACACTGCATTACCATGGGAATCGGCACGATCATGGAAGCGCGCATGGCGCTGATGCTCGCATTCGGCGCCGGCAAAGCCGACGCGATTGCCGCGACCATCGAGGGTCCGGTTGCCGCAATTATGCCGGCGTCTATTCTGCAGCATCATCCCGTTGCCAAAGTGTTCATCGACGATGCCGCTGCCGGAAAACTGAAACTCGCCGATTATTACCGCTGGGTTTATTCCAGCAAACCGAATGAATCGTGTCGCCGCAAAAATCAGAATAAAGAAACTGCGGATAACACAGATAGAAACGAATTTTAA
- a CDS encoding PIG-L family deacetylase, translating into MTNPYLEFVKNIEAGVQNAKSISPAGIETPVQPAERKALLFSPHPDDECITGLLPLRLMREAGVKIINVPVTFGSDEKRRPGRAAELKAACGFLGWEIYPRSNFMNLDVAGIMEILQREAPEIIFFPHERDWNSRHIKTHFLLAEALAALPPEFSCFTIETEFWGAMDNPDLMIEGDAVCVADLVAALSLHTEEVARNPYHLLLPAWMQDNVRRGGELVGGQGGTPPEFSFATLYRLRRWQNGKFCSVPDAGKFVSMQTSLKELFAWK; encoded by the coding sequence ATGACAAATCCGTATCTTGAGTTTGTGAAGAATATTGAGGCCGGTGTGCAGAATGCAAAAAGCATTTCGCCGGCCGGAATTGAAACGCCAGTACAACCGGCAGAGCGTAAAGCACTGCTTTTCTCGCCGCACCCGGACGATGAATGTATTACCGGACTGCTGCCGCTGCGGCTGATGCGCGAAGCGGGGGTAAAAATTATTAATGTGCCGGTAACGTTCGGCAGCGATGAAAAGCGCCGGCCGGGCCGCGCTGCCGAGCTGAAAGCAGCGTGCGGATTTCTCGGCTGGGAGATTTATCCGCGCAGCAATTTTATGAATCTGGATGTCGCTGGAATCATGGAAATTCTGCAACGCGAAGCGCCGGAGATTATTTTTTTCCCGCACGAGCGCGACTGGAATTCGCGTCATATTAAAACGCATTTTCTGCTCGCTGAAGCGCTGGCGGCACTGCCGCCGGAATTTTCCTGTTTCACCATCGAAACGGAATTCTGGGGCGCCATGGACAATCCGGATCTGATGATTGAAGGCGATGCGGTTTGCGTTGCCGATCTGGTAGCTGCGCTCTCCTTACACACCGAAGAAGTCGCGCGCAATCCGTACCATTTGCTGCTGCCGGCGTGGATGCAGGATAATGTGCGGCGCGGCGGCGAACTCGTCGGCGGACAGGGCGGCACGCCGCCGGAATTTTCATTCGCGACGCTGTACCGTCTGCGCCGGTGGCAGAACGGTAAATTTTGTTCTGTGCCGGACGCCGGGAAATTTGTTTCAATGCAAACATCATTAAAGGAGTTATTCGCATGGAAGTAA
- a CDS encoding helix-turn-helix transcriptional regulator — MNAKLLKLSDPSDYFPGTGNSPLPAPQNILLFARHTKQKLQEEALLSRSHHRFVLIFNLETAGYVHIDHLTFRFYPGQMLLIHPFQFHHYSHLEKQKLKWGFCTFELDPQSFLAPLRNRIFKNSAAAGKLLAEILETWLAKKTGGQAEKLQALVLLLLIALKQSAAGAPAAVPVRAGGNILHRVNRFLHEHPAAGISDFAENSGVSESWLREKFRKTAGISLGSHIRNCRINRAMMLLRTTDLPVAEIAGETGFSSLQSFSRAFKTGAGKSPRAYRNSAG; from the coding sequence GTGAATGCCAAACTGCTCAAACTCAGTGATCCGTCCGACTACTTTCCGGGTACCGGGAACTCCCCGCTGCCTGCGCCGCAGAATATTCTGCTGTTTGCGCGCCATACCAAACAAAAGCTGCAGGAAGAAGCGCTGCTGAGCCGGTCGCATCACCGCTTCGTGCTGATTTTTAATCTGGAAACAGCCGGTTATGTTCACATCGATCACTTAACATTCCGTTTTTATCCCGGACAGATGCTGCTGATTCATCCGTTTCAGTTTCATCATTACAGTCACTTGGAAAAACAAAAATTGAAGTGGGGTTTCTGCACATTCGAGCTTGATCCGCAATCGTTTCTCGCGCCGCTGCGCAACCGGATTTTTAAGAACAGCGCTGCTGCCGGAAAACTGCTGGCGGAAATTCTAGAAACGTGGCTGGCAAAAAAAACCGGCGGCCAGGCGGAAAAACTGCAGGCGCTGGTGCTGCTGCTGTTAATTGCACTGAAGCAGTCAGCGGCCGGTGCACCGGCAGCGGTTCCGGTGCGCGCCGGCGGAAATATTCTGCACCGCGTGAACCGTTTTCTGCACGAACACCCCGCCGCCGGCATCTCTGATTTTGCCGAAAATTCCGGCGTATCTGAATCATGGCTGCGTGAAAAATTCCGTAAGACCGCCGGTATTTCACTCGGCAGTCATATTCGCAACTGCCGGATCAACCGCGCAATGATGCTGTTGCGCACAACCGATCTGCCCGTCGCCGAAATCGCCGGCGAAACCGGATTCAGCTCACTGCAGTCGTTCAGCCGCGCTTTTAAAACCGGCGCCGGCAAGTCACCGCGCGCTTACCGGAACAGTGCGGGATAG
- a CDS encoding uroporphyrinogen decarboxylase family protein: MTKREVIRMVLEGKKPPYVPWSYKFTHEPEQMLKKHFKTDDLETAVDNHIVRLGSDIGFFEDIGNDHFRDVFGVVWDRSVDKDIGVVQGCVIPEPDMSGVKFPDPCDARFFAGIKENIAARADCFRVFELGFSLFERAWTLRGMENLMIDMIDHPEFVHELLTAIADYNIAQVQKALTYDIDAVYFGDDWGQQHGLIMGPALWHEYIYPQIKRMYSTARTAGKFVMIHSCGDVDELFDDLIAAGLNSFNPFQPEVMDIWSILPEYRGRLTFHGGLSIQKTLPFGTPDDVRRESRRLLELGAAGSYIFSPSHAVESDTSFENILTFIDEARSQPGWQKN, translated from the coding sequence ATGACAAAACGTGAAGTGATTCGAATGGTGCTGGAAGGAAAAAAACCGCCGTATGTGCCGTGGTCGTACAAATTTACACATGAACCGGAACAGATGTTAAAAAAGCATTTTAAAACAGATGATCTGGAAACGGCAGTGGACAATCATATTGTCCGGCTGGGCAGCGATATAGGATTTTTTGAAGACATCGGTAACGATCATTTTCGCGATGTATTCGGTGTAGTATGGGACCGGAGCGTTGATAAAGACATCGGCGTTGTACAGGGCTGCGTTATTCCTGAACCGGATATGAGCGGTGTAAAATTTCCTGATCCATGCGATGCACGTTTCTTCGCCGGCATCAAAGAAAATATTGCCGCGCGCGCCGACTGCTTTCGCGTGTTTGAGCTCGGCTTCTCTCTTTTCGAACGTGCATGGACACTGCGCGGTATGGAGAATTTGATGATCGACATGATCGATCATCCGGAATTTGTCCATGAACTGCTCACGGCAATTGCCGATTATAATATCGCGCAGGTACAGAAAGCACTCACATATGATATCGATGCTGTTTATTTTGGCGACGACTGGGGACAGCAGCACGGATTAATTATGGGGCCTGCGCTCTGGCACGAATATATTTATCCGCAAATCAAACGCATGTACAGTACGGCGCGCACCGCTGGAAAATTTGTGATGATTCACTCCTGCGGTGACGTCGATGAATTGTTCGATGATCTGATTGCCGCCGGACTTAACAGCTTCAACCCGTTTCAGCCAGAAGTGATGGACATCTGGTCGATCCTGCCGGAATATCGCGGGCGGCTCACATTTCACGGCGGACTCAGTATTCAGAAAACGCTGCCGTTCGGCACGCCGGACGATGTCCGCCGCGAATCGCGCCGGCTGCTCGAACTCGGTGCCGCCGGCAGTTACATCTTCTCGCCGTCACACGCAGTTGAAAGCGATACATCGTTCGAAAACATTTTAACATTCATTGATGAAGCGCGTAGCCAGCCCGGCTGGCAAAAAAATTAA
- a CDS encoding PocR ligand-binding domain-containing protein, translating into MIKKPFAAVLQPELQDMLNHFSSLLNVRTGFFSPSGKEICAGLSRPVCEYCLQRRTDPAFNEKCRRLDAKMILQAQQKNRPLSYRCHGNLTEAVVPVSLHGRCAGLIMIGQFRTPECSPPEKLKPLHAKTPLFSEQQVADMLHILQLMADQISIHSLVHLRDFDLIQPLIDRIEKNPEQTISVKKAAAQTGRSPSGFAHLFKKLTGVSFRQYQINRRLQEASRLLRTFPHMPVKQIAEQTGFNDPLYFSRLYRKNFGHAPTHKKFIPPSAG; encoded by the coding sequence ATGATAAAAAAACCGTTCGCTGCTGTGCTTCAACCGGAACTTCAGGACATGCTGAATCATTTTTCATCACTGCTGAACGTGCGTACCGGATTTTTCTCACCGTCCGGAAAAGAAATCTGCGCCGGCCTGAGCCGTCCGGTTTGCGAGTACTGTTTGCAGCGGAGAACTGATCCGGCGTTTAACGAAAAATGCCGGCGGCTGGATGCAAAAATGATTTTACAGGCGCAACAAAAAAACCGCCCGCTTTCATATCGCTGTCATGGAAATTTAACCGAAGCCGTCGTTCCGGTTTCACTGCACGGGCGCTGTGCCGGTTTAATTATGATCGGCCAGTTTCGTACGCCGGAATGCTCCCCGCCGGAAAAACTGAAACCGCTGCATGCAAAAACACCGCTTTTTTCGGAACAGCAGGTTGCGGATATGCTGCATATACTCCAGCTCATGGCGGATCAGATTTCAATACACAGCTTAGTTCACCTGCGCGATTTTGATTTAATTCAACCGCTGATTGACCGTATTGAAAAAAATCCGGAACAGACCATCAGTGTGAAAAAAGCAGCGGCACAAACCGGGCGCAGCCCGTCCGGTTTTGCGCATCTGTTTAAAAAACTCACTGGCGTCAGCTTCCGGCAGTATCAAATTAATCGCCGGCTGCAGGAGGCCAGCCGTTTGCTCAGAACATTCCCGCACATGCCGGTCAAACAAATCGCCGAACAAACCGGCTTTAACGACCCTCTCTATTTCTCACGCCTTTACCGGAAAAATTTCGGGCACGCGCCAACACATAAAAAATTTATTCCGCCATCAGCCGGCTGA
- a CDS encoding platelet-activating factor acetylhydrolase IB subunit, translating into MKKFIKGLSVLLCAGFVAGCFNSTPQWEQELAGKTHAAVMPVDRTDRDWWMPRHEEKLAAIQSGNVDLVFIGDSITHGWEGKGKEAWDEYFTPRNAVNLGFSGDRTEHVLWRIDHGGLDGINPEVAMIMIGTNNSGRDSAEEIADGIKAIVARIRHKLPETKILVLAIFPRGDAAQRADKTGDATYNEKWAKNDQASETVAKIADNKKIFYLNINQAFLDADGVLRRSVMPDLLHLNEDSYRVWAEQVDPMISRLMAE; encoded by the coding sequence TTTATAAAGGGTTTATCTGTTCTGTTGTGCGCCGGATTCGTCGCCGGATGTTTTAATTCAACGCCGCAGTGGGAACAGGAACTTGCCGGAAAAACGCACGCAGCGGTGATGCCGGTGGATCGTACGGATCGCGACTGGTGGATGCCGCGCCATGAAGAAAAACTGGCGGCGATACAATCCGGTAATGTGGATCTGGTGTTCATCGGCGATTCAATTACTCACGGCTGGGAAGGTAAAGGCAAAGAAGCATGGGATGAATATTTTACGCCGCGCAATGCGGTGAACCTCGGTTTTTCCGGTGACCGCACAGAGCATGTGCTGTGGCGTATTGATCACGGCGGGCTGGATGGAATCAATCCGGAAGTCGCAATGATTATGATCGGCACCAATAATTCCGGCCGTGACAGCGCCGAAGAAATTGCTGATGGAATTAAAGCGATTGTTGCGCGTATTCGTCACAAACTGCCGGAAACTAAAATTTTGGTACTGGCAATCTTCCCGCGCGGCGATGCAGCGCAACGCGCAGATAAAACCGGCGACGCAACGTATAATGAGAAGTGGGCGAAAAATGATCAAGCCAGTGAAACCGTTGCAAAGATCGCCGATAATAAAAAAATATTTTACCTCAATATCAACCAGGCATTTCTCGACGCCGATGGCGTTCTGCGCCGCAGTGTGATGCCGGACCTGCTGCATCTGAATGAAGACAGCTACCGCGTCTGGGCCGAACAGGTTGATCCGATGATCAGCCGGCTGATGGCGGAATAA